The Deferrivibrio essentukiensis DNA window TTTGGACACTGAAGATCATCACTAAAAGGAGTTTTCATGGCTAGGACTGACAAATTAAGAGTGGTAAGGTCAACACCGACTCAGTCGGAATTTAAACCGAGCGGAATACCTTCTGCAAGGCTAAAAAAGATTGGCTTGACCTTAGATGAATATGAGGCCATCAGACTGGCTGATTTTGAAGGGTTCAGCCATGAAGATGCTGCAAGATTGATGAATATTTCAAGGCCTACTTTCTCAAGAGTTGTTGAAAAGGCAAGAAGAAAACTTTCTGAATTTATAGTGGAAGGGAAAAAACTCGTTATTGAAGGCGGAAATGTTGAAATTATTAAAGAAAAAGAAGAGGGCGACGAATAGTCGCCTTCTTCTTTACTCATTTAGGTTTAAAAACTTTTCTGCTGCAAGATATAAGAAACAGCAGAAAGATATTGCTCCTATTACTATTGCAATTTCAGTGAAAGATGGAGTGTATGTAACAAAACCACTTGCTGTTGCACCTTGGACGCCTGCTCCGGGTGTAGCAGCTCTCATTGGGTAGAGCTGTCCAGCAATTACAAGGTCATATCTCATGAAAAAGATACCAATCACTGCTGATAAAGCTGCTACAAGTGATGCTTTTATGTTGTTTCCTTTTGTGAATAGGATAATTCCAAAAGGTATTAAGAGTCCGAATACAGTCTCAAACAGCCAGAAATTTGTAGATAACTGACCAGTTAATAACTGCATTACGGTTTCATATTTTTCAGGTGGAGCACCGTAAATTGAGCTTATTAACTTCCAAATATCAAAGAATATCAATATTCCAATAAGAAGTCCGAATATTTTTGAGATACCAAGAAGTGCCTGCTGCTCTTTTACAGGCATATTAGCTGGCCCTTTGTGAGCTACATTAAGGATAATAATAATCAGGGCGCATCCTGATATAAGTGCTGACAGGATAAAGTATATAGGTAAATATGGGCCATGCCAGAAAGGCCTTGCCTCAAGAAGGCCAAATACCGCACCGAGGTTTGAGTGTGCTGAAATACCAGCTAAAAATCCACCAAGACCTGCATAAAAGGCACCCTTGTGGTTGTGTTTCATGAGAAAGAAAAATTCTATCCCAATAAACACAAGATATACACCATAAAGCGTACCCATCCACCAGATTGTTGAATGAAAGTTAGGTGAAATTACGTTGTAAATCAGCATCCTGAATGGGTGACCAAGCTCCATTCCGATTACGCCAAAACCGCAAAGAAGCGTGAAAATAGCAAGAATGATTGCCCTTTTACCAATAACTTCGTATTTTTCAATACCAAATACGTGCCCCATTGATGATATAAGGCAGAGTCCTGTACTTGATACAACAAAAAATACATATGTTGATATGAGAATTCCCCATGGTACAGTTCTGGTAACTCCAAGAGTACTAGCATGTCCATTAATAATTATATTACCTACACCATAAATTCCCAACGCAGACAAGACTAAAAATAAGCCAAGCCAGATATTGGAAATCCCTTTATTCCCTTCAAAAATATTAGTTCCAATAGCTTCAGTACGGGTAGTCATATTATCCTCCCTATCTTATGTAGTAAAGCTTAGGCTTTGTGCCTTTTTCAGGCTTTAATGTAAATGTTTCATGCTCAACTAAAAGTTTTGACACTTCACTGTTAGGGTCGTTTAAATCTCCAAAGACCCTTACTTTTGGCGGACAAGTTTCCACACAAGCAGGCTCTCTCCCTTCAGGCAACCTGTGATAGCAGAAGGTACATTTATCAATGGCATGCACATTACTACTTTCATATCTTGCATCGTATGGACAGGCAGTCATACAGTATTTGCAAAGGATACATTTGTCGTGGTCAACAAGTACTACACCATCCTCTGTTTGATAAGAAGCTTTAGTCGGACAAACGTGAACACATGGAGGATTTTCGCACTGCTGGCACTGGGAGGGCTGAAAGCTTCTTTTTATGTTAGGGAAGTGTCCTCTAACAGGTTTTTCAGCTACCCAAATTCTGTAATTATATAGCCCAGTAGGGACATTATTTTCCATTTTACAGGCCAAGGTACAAGCCTTACAGTCTATACACTTTGAATCGTCAAGGACGATTGCGTACTTTTTCTTACTCATTGTGCACCCCTATTAAACTTTTTGAATATCTACAAATGTTTCATGTAAGCATGCGTTACCTGAAATAGTTTCGACATAGTCGTATAAAATTGCAGCTTCAGAAGCGCCTTTATTGTATACCAGACTCAATCCTTTAGAAAGTCTACCGAAGCCGTGTACATAGTAAACTATGTCAGGTCTGATAAATTCAGTAGGCATCACCTTTACTATCTGCTCACCTGCCTTGCTTACGACTTTTACTTTATCTCCTGCTCTAAGTCCTCTTTCTAAAGCAACTTTTGAGTTTATCCAAAGAGCGTTTTCATAATCACCATAAGATTCGAGAAGGTATATGTTGTTTTGAGTAGATGCATGAGTGAATTGACCATGGCGACCAACTACAAATCTAAATTGACCAGGTTTTCCTTGAGATGGCTTTCTGTAAACAGGCAGCGGGTCAAGCCCCCTTTCTGCGTACTTGACGTTGTAAAGCTCTATCTTTCCTGTCCTTGTTTTAAGTCTTGTACCTTCTTTTAAAAGATTTCCATACACAGGTTTGTCATTAAGATAAAATACACCTTTTTCCATCAGCATCTTGAATGCGCCAGGATATCCTGACAAAGATTCTTCCACGAGGTGCTCCATAGGCACATCAACTGCTTTGATATACTTTTTGAGATATTCTCTATCCTCTTCTGTTGAATCTTCCCAAAATTCAGGCATGTCATAAAACTTTTTAGCCAAATCTACAGTAATCTGGTGCATAGATTTTGTATCAAAAAGTGGGTCAATTACAGGTTGTCTTGTAACCACTATAGGTACGATACCACCAAGACTTTCAGCAGGGTCCCATCTTTCAAGATATGTTGACTCAGGCAACACAACATCTGAATAGAATGCAGTATCACTCATTGTAACATCTATTGTGCAGACAAAGTCCATCTGTTTTAAAAACTCTACAGTTTTCTTTCTATTTGGCACAGATTCAACAGGATTCTGCTTGTAAATAAACATCCCTTTAAGTGGATAAGGATTTCCTGCAAGGGCAGCATCCCTGTAAACTATCCAGCTACCATCTTTTTCAGAAATGTATGCACAACTATCAGTTGGAAGACCTGCAGATGCTTTGAATTCTTCAGGCAATTTTTCATCCAAGAAAGGTAGTGCACCAGCGTCTAATCTTTTCTTAGTAAAATCATAAAGTGGGAATTCAAAGTCGTGTTTCTTGAGCTTTATTCCCCTCTTTGGTACAAGTCCCCCTTTTCTATCGAAGGCACCAACTATTGCATTTAATATTGCGCAAGCTCTTCTGTAGTATACGTCATTTGCGTAAAATGAGCTTCTACGACCAGGATACCAGACTGATTGGGGAGCATTTTTTGCAAATTCTCTTGCAAGCCAGTAAATTTCACTTGCAGGAATTTCACACTCTTTTTCAGCCCATTCAGCTGTGTATTGCTTAACGTGTTCAGCAAGCTCAGCAAAACCGTGAGTATATTTTTCAACAAATTCTTTGTCGTAAAGATTTTCAGAAATGATTATGTTGATCATTGTAAGGACTAATGCCAAATCAGTTCCGGGTTTTATAGGATACCATTTGTCAGCAATAGCAGATGTTTTTGTAGCTCTTGGATCGATACATACTAAAGTCTGTTTTTTGTGGTTTTTGGCCATATCGATAGTGTCAGGAGTTATGATAGCTTCTGCTCTGTTTGAACCAGCCATAACTACAAAGTCAGCATTTAATATGTCTGCGTCTGGGTATGTGCCATATACTGAAGAATATCCTTGAATATTAGAAGCAAGACAGAGGGTAGGGTGTCTTACTGTATTTGTTGAACCGACTATGTTTGCAAGATGGATAAAAAACTCTTCCTGAAAACCTTCAGTTGATGCAAAACCAATTGCAGAACGGTTTTCATACTTTTTAATTACTTTTAACACGTTTTCGGCAATGTAATTATAAGCTTCTTCCCAACTTACCTCTTTAAACTTGCCCTCACCTCTTTCACCTACTCTTATTAGAGGTTTTTTTAATCTGTCCGGGTCATAAGGAACTTTTGCCCCTGCATTTCCCCTTGCGCAAAGCATAGCCCTGCTTTTAAAGAAATGCGGATTTGGGTTAAGTTTTCTGATTACACCATTGTTTACTTCTGCCACAAGACCACACTTGTTAACGCAGATAGCACATGAGCTGTAGACAAACTTTCTA harbors:
- a CDS encoding DUF134 domain-containing protein produces the protein MARTDKLRVVRSTPTQSEFKPSGIPSARLKKIGLTLDEYEAIRLADFEGFSHEDAARLMNISRPTFSRVVEKARRKLSEFIVEGKKLVIEGGNVEIIKEKEEGDE
- the nrfD gene encoding NrfD/PsrC family molybdoenzyme membrane anchor subunit; translation: MTTRTEAIGTNIFEGNKGISNIWLGLFLVLSALGIYGVGNIIINGHASTLGVTRTVPWGILISTYVFFVVSSTGLCLISSMGHVFGIEKYEVIGKRAIILAIFTLLCGFGVIGMELGHPFRMLIYNVISPNFHSTIWWMGTLYGVYLVFIGIEFFFLMKHNHKGAFYAGLGGFLAGISAHSNLGAVFGLLEARPFWHGPYLPIYFILSALISGCALIIIILNVAHKGPANMPVKEQQALLGISKIFGLLIGILIFFDIWKLISSIYGAPPEKYETVMQLLTGQLSTNFWLFETVFGLLIPFGIILFTKGNNIKASLVAALSAVIGIFFMRYDLVIAGQLYPMRAATPGAGVQGATASGFVTYTPSFTEIAIVIGAISFCCFLYLAAEKFLNLNE
- a CDS encoding 4Fe-4S dicluster domain-containing protein, producing MSKKKYAIVLDDSKCIDCKACTLACKMENNVPTGLYNYRIWVAEKPVRGHFPNIKRSFQPSQCQQCENPPCVHVCPTKASYQTEDGVVLVDHDKCILCKYCMTACPYDARYESSNVHAIDKCTFCYHRLPEGREPACVETCPPKVRVFGDLNDPNSEVSKLLVEHETFTLKPEKGTKPKLYYIR
- a CDS encoding molybdopterin-containing oxidoreductase family protein, which translates into the protein MSLSKAKLSRRKFLTLSGAALATATAASSLSSLKAVASSGTHSATTNSKGRKFVYSSCAICVNKCGLVAEVNNGVIRKLNPNPHFFKSRAMLCARGNAGAKVPYDPDRLKKPLIRVGERGEGKFKEVSWEEAYNYIAENVLKVIKKYENRSAIGFASTEGFQEEFFIHLANIVGSTNTVRHPTLCLASNIQGYSSVYGTYPDADILNADFVVMAGSNRAEAIITPDTIDMAKNHKKQTLVCIDPRATKTSAIADKWYPIKPGTDLALVLTMINIIISENLYDKEFVEKYTHGFAELAEHVKQYTAEWAEKECEIPASEIYWLAREFAKNAPQSVWYPGRRSSFYANDVYYRRACAILNAIVGAFDRKGGLVPKRGIKLKKHDFEFPLYDFTKKRLDAGALPFLDEKLPEEFKASAGLPTDSCAYISEKDGSWIVYRDAALAGNPYPLKGMFIYKQNPVESVPNRKKTVEFLKQMDFVCTIDVTMSDTAFYSDVVLPESTYLERWDPAESLGGIVPIVVTRQPVIDPLFDTKSMHQITVDLAKKFYDMPEFWEDSTEEDREYLKKYIKAVDVPMEHLVEESLSGYPGAFKMLMEKGVFYLNDKPVYGNLLKEGTRLKTRTGKIELYNVKYAERGLDPLPVYRKPSQGKPGQFRFVVGRHGQFTHASTQNNIYLLESYGDYENALWINSKVALERGLRAGDKVKVVSKAGEQIVKVMPTEFIRPDIVYYVHGFGRLSKGLSLVYNKGASEAAILYDYVETISGNACLHETFVDIQKV